A single region of the Cucumis melo cultivar AY chromosome 3, USDA_Cmelo_AY_1.0, whole genome shotgun sequence genome encodes:
- the LOC103487825 gene encoding protein SOB FIVE-LIKE 5-like, whose amino-acid sequence MSNFTGSHYDNSGCESGWTMYFEESIEKEERFRGSPVDYGGGEKEEEEGDLSMISDASSGPRNGYYEEKDCPSVLRSGGKLVAGKSKRQEEMGWRNQHSCLDDTASSPVLGLSKIRETNNPYRNEGLADNAKEFSQTHSRKHGKKQTSFFQSSSVKKLAKNVSGDYPEQ is encoded by the exons ATGAGTAATTTTACAGGTTCGCATTATGATAATAGTGGGTGTGAATCGGGGTGGACAATGTATTTCGAGGAGTCGATCGAGAAGGAGGAAAGGTTTCGGGGGAGTCCGGTGGATTATGGCGGCGGAGagaaggaggaggaagaaggggATTTGTCGATGATTTCGGATGCATCGTCGGGGCCGAGGAACGGGTATTATGAGGAGAAGGATTGTCCGTCAGTGCTGCGGAGTGGAGGGAAATTGGTGGCCGGGAAAAGTAAGAGGCAAGAGGAAATGGGGTGGCGGAACCAACATTCTTGCCTTGATGATACTGCAAGCTCCCCTGTTTTGGGGCTTTCTAAG ATCAGAGAGACGAATAATCCATACAGAAACGAAGGTTTGGCGGATAATGCAAAAGAATTCTCCCAAACCCATTCTCGAAAACATGGCAAG AAACAAACAAGCTTCTTCCAGTCTTCTTCAGTAAAAAAGTTGGCCAAAAATGTCTCAG GTGATTATCCAGAACAGTAG
- the LOC103487824 gene encoding calcium-transporting ATPase 3, endoplasmic reticulum-type, which yields MEDAYARSITEVLDFFGVDPSQGLTDDQVLHHAKLYGKNLVPEEKRAPFWKLVLKQFDDLLVKILIVAAVVSFLLALINGETGVTAFLEPSVILMILAANAAVGVITETNAEKALLELRAYQADIATVLRNGCFSILPATELVPGDIVEVAVGCKIPADMRMIEMLTSQLRVDQAILTGESSSVEKELESTRAANAVYQDKTNILFSGTVVVAGRARAIVVGVGANTAMGNIRDSILQTDDDVTPLKKKLDEFGTFLAKVIAGICALVWIVNIGHFRDPSHGGVLSGAIHYFKIAVALAVAAIPEGLPAVVTTCLALGTKRMARLNAIVRSLPSVETLGCTTVICSDKTGTLTTNMMSVSKICVVHSVVHGPQLSEYNVSGTTYAPDGIIFDNTGVQLEIPAQLPCILHMAMGSALCNESTLQYNPDKGSYEKIGESTEVALRVFAEKVGLPGFTSMPSALNMLSKHERASYCNHHWESQFKKISVLDFSRDRKMMSVLCSRNQSHILFSKGAPESIISRCSSILCNEDGSTTVLTSSIRTELEARFQSFAENEMLRCLAIAFKLLPSNQQSLSFDDEKDLTFIGLVGMLDPPREEVRNAMLSCMTAGIRVIVVTGDNKSTAESLCRKIGAFDHLVDLTGHSYTASEFEELPAMQKTMALQQMALFTRVEPSHKRMLVEALQHQNEVVAMTGDGVNDAPALKKADIGIAMGSGTAVAKSASDMVLADDNFATIVAAVAEGRAIYNNTKQFIRYMISSNIGEVVCIFVAAVLGIPETLAPVQLLWVNLVTDGLPATAIGFNKQDSDVMKAKPRKVNEAVVTGWLFFRYLVIGAYVGLATIAGFIWWFIYSDNGPKLTYTELMNFDTCSTRETTYPCSIFEDRHPSTVSMTVLVVVEMFNALNNLSENQSLLVIPPWSNLWLVASIVLTMILHMLIMYVQPLAVLFSVTPLSWAEWSMVLYLSFPVIIIDEVLKCFSRRSSSTGRLRLPFRFRRHDLLPKKELHDK from the exons ATGGAGGACGCCTACGCCAGATCCATTACTGAG GTCTTGGATTTCTTTGGGGTTGACCCATCACAAGGTCTCACAGATGATCAG GTTTTACATCATGCTAAACTCTATGGAAAAAACT TGGTACCCGAGGAGAAAA GGGCCCCATTTTGGAAATTGGTTTTGAAGCAGTTTGATGATTTACTAGTGAAGATATTAATTGTTGCAGCAGTTGTTTCTTTCCTTTTGGCTTTGATAAATGGAGAGACAGGTGTAACAGCATTTTTGGAGCCTTCG GTAATTCTAATGATATTGGCGGCAAATGCAGCAGTAGGAGTGATTACGGAAACAAATGCTGAAAAGGCTCTTTTG GAACTACGAGCATACCAGGCAGATATTGCTACTGTGTTGAGAAATG GTTGCTTTTCAATACTTCCGGCTACTGAGCTTGTTCCTGGCGATATTGTAGAAGTTGCTG TGGGGTGCAAAATTCCAGCTGATATGAGAATGATAGAGATGCTGACTAGTCAGCTACGTGTGGATCAAGCAATTCTCACAG GTGAAAGTTCCTCTGTTGAAAAAGAGCTCGAGTCCACTAGAGCTGCAAATGCTGTTTATCAAGACAAGacaaatattcttttttct GGTACAGTGGTGGTTGCTGGCAGGGCGCGTGCTATTGTGGTAGGAGTTGGTGCAAATACTGCCATGGGCAATATACGAGATTCTATATTGCAAACAGATGAC GATGTGACACCATTGAAAAAGAAGCTTGATGAATTCGGTACCTTTCTGGCTAAG GTTATTGCTGGAATTTGTGCACTTGTATGGATAGTGAACATTGGTCACTTTCGTGATCCTTCACATGGTGGGGTTTTGAGTGGTGCTATACACTACTTCAAG ATTGCAGTTGCTCTCGCTGTTGCGGCAATACCTGAAGGACTTCCTGCAGTCGTCACAAC GTGTTTGGCTCTTGGCACAAAACGAATGGCACGTCTAAATGCAATTGTGAGGTCTTTGCCTTCTGTTGAGACTTTAGGCTGCACTACTGTTATTTGTAGTGACAAGACTGGAACTTTGACTACCAATATGATGTCCGTCTCAAAG ATTTGTGTGGTCCATTCTGTTGTGCATGGTCCACAGCTTTCTGAGTACAACGTCAGTGGTACAACATATGCTCCTGATGGTATTATTTTTGACAACACGGGAGTCCAG CTTGAGATTCCAGCTCAATTGCCTTGTATTCTACATATGGCGATGGGGTCTGCCCTCTGCAATGAGTCTACTTTGCAATATAATCCAGACAAGGGAAGCTATGAAAAAATTGGTGAATCAACTGAAGTAGCACTGCGTGTCTTTGCTGAAAAG GTTGGGCTTCCTGGTTTTACTTCTATGCCTTCTGCTCTAAATATGCTCAGCAAGCATGAGCGTGCATCCTATTGTAATCACCATTGGGAAAGCCAATTCAAAAAG ATTTCTGTATTGGATTTTTCTCGCGATCGCAAGATGATGAGTGTTTTGTGTAGCAGAAACCAGTCACATATCCTATTCTCGAAGGGTGCTCCTGAGAGCATTATTTCAAGATGCTCAAGTATCCTTTGTAACGAAGATGGTTCCACCACCGTTTTAACTTCCAGCATTCGCACTGAACTGGAAGCAAGATTTCAAAG TTTTGCAGAAAATGAAATGCTTAGGTGCCTGGCTATAGCATTCAAATTGCTTCCGTCAAATCAGCAGAGTTTATCCTTTGACGATGAGAAAGACCTAACATTCATTGGGTTG GTTGGAATGCTTGATCCACCGAGAGAGGAAGTGAGAAATGCTATGCTTTCGTGCATGACTGCCGGCATACGTGTTATAGTTGTAACTGGAGACAATAAG TCAACTGCTGAATCGCTCTGTCGCAAGATTGGTGCTTTTGATCACTTGGTAGATCTAACTGGTCATTCTTATACTGCTTCTGAATTTGAAGAGCTACCTGCAATGCAAAAAACAATGGCATTGCAACAAATGGCACTCTTCACCAG GGTTGAACCTTCTCATAAGAGAATGCTTGTGGAGGCCTTGCAACATCAAAATGAAGTG GTTGCTATGACAGGTGATGGCGTCAATGATGCACCTGCACTGAAGAAAGCTGATATTGGAATTGCCATGGGTTCAGGAACAGCGGTTGCCAAG AGTGCTTCTGATATGGTCTTAGCTGATGACAATTTTGCTACTATTGTTGCG GCTGTTGCAGAGGGCAGAGCTATTTACAATAATACCAAGCAGTTCATCAGATACATGATCTCTTCAAATATTGGTGAAGTAGTTTGTATCTTCGTAGCAGCTGTTCTTGGAATACCAGAGACACTTGCCCCC GTCCAACTTCTTTGGGTCAACTTGGTCACTGATGGGTTGCCTGCAACTGCAATTGGATTTAACAAGCAAGACTCTGATGTAATGAAAGCTAAGCCTCGGAAG GTGAATGAAGCTGTGGTGACTGGATGGTTGTTCTTCCGTTATTTGGTAATCGGAG CTTATGTTGGTCTTGCGACAATTGCTGGCTTTATATGGTGGTTTATATACTCTGACAATGGTCCTAAGTTAACTTACACTGAGTTG ATGAATTTTGATACTTGTTCAACCAGAGAGACGACATACCCTTGCAGTATATTTGAGGATCGACATCCTTCAACTGTGTCTATGACTGTGCTTGTTGTTGTCGAGATGTTCAATGCTTTAAACAATCTAAGTGAAAATCAGTCTCTTCT TGTTATCCCTCCCTGGAGTAATTTATGGCTCGTTGCCTCCATTGTTTTAACCATGATTCTACACATGCTTATTATGTATGTGCAACCTCTCGCTGTTCTTTTCTCT GTAACACCACTATCTTGGGCTGAATGGTCGATGGTTTTATATCTTTCATTTCCT GTTATAATCATTGATGAGGTATTGAAGTGCTTTTCACGACGCTCCAGTAGCACTGGCA GGTTGAGGCTTCCATTCAGATTCAGAAGGCACGATTTACTTCCAAAGAAGGAATTACATGACAAGTAG
- the LOC103487826 gene encoding uncharacterized protein LOC103487826, with amino-acid sequence MEEWGRTRIPSRPSNYVTILDLRERWLKENEREHKEKEDLKQLELEERQQKVPRTEPEKKDDQKPVVRKPRRNASSWSRNGREKVRMYYRAVPVSNPQNVNETCKKIEDEREPELPVPPIERDKKKEKKGRKKKRGAQKGKMDKTSPTPEENLKEEVWEKECEVGVQNGKKNVRARKIDEKKGTGSQRGPEKTGYAHEMKEMENKLSLISVSLEIKRGTNNGVDRGSSSQGNRNFRYHRNLDRRGPRKQKDVKMIWVRKDELSKGA; translated from the coding sequence ATGGAAGAGTGGGGCCGGACCCGGATTCCATCTCGGCCCTCCAACTATGTCACTATTCTTGATCTTCGAGAACGGTGGCTTAAAGAAAACGAGCGAGAGCACAAGGAGAAGGAAGATTTGAAACAGCTTGAGCTAGAAGAACGGCAACAGAAGGTTCCGCGGACGGAACCTGAGAAGAAGGATGATCAGAAGCCGGTGGTCCGGAAGCCACGAAGAAATGCTTCTTCTTGGAGCAGGAATGGGCGTGAGAAGGTTCGGATGTATTATCGAGCTGTACCGGTGAGTAATCCGCAGAATGTGAACGAGACGTGCAAGAAGATTGAGGATGAACGCGAGCCTGAGCTGCCTGTTCCTCCAATTGAGAGagataagaagaaggaaaagaagggTCGCAAGAAGAAACGTGGGGCACAAAAGGGAAAGATGGATAAGACGTCACCAACACCCGAGGAGAACTTGAAGGAGGAAGTCTGGGAGAAGGAATGTGAGGTTGGGGTGCAGAATGGGAAGAAAAATGTTAGGGCAAGAAAAATTGATGAAAAGAAGGGGACTGGGAGTCAACGTGGACCTGAGAAAACTGGCTACGCTCATGAGATGAAGGAGATGGAAAACAAATTAagtcttatttcagtgagtttggAAATTAAAAGAGGGACGAATAATGGTGTTGACAGAGGTAGTAGCAGTCAAGGCAATCGGAATTTCAGATATCATCGGAATCTTGATCGTCGGGGTCCTCGTAAACAGAAGGATGTTAAAATGATTTGGGTGAGGAAAGATGAGCTTTCAAAAGGTGCATAG
- the LOC103487823 gene encoding uncharacterized protein LOC103487823 produces the protein MSEIFTSQLHHYFNPGRRLTPKFPHLLGPIPQFPPNQCAFNSPFFFLISFLKPDLFDPSIKFRFRADSLPCNQPFLLQNLFQSFHRTLWWASEMRTKKAQNQNKFMRFVTLPIRALGKAKDFYVKSIMDCAPRVSHGYPSGQLPILPKSYSSRSCRSNETDDFRELVKAASVRSLDIKDIDADILYPQRLRQSKGLPKSCSVGMGRIDEDTACEFEESVEDKADLVYPRSKSYAVTNSKSGF, from the coding sequence ATGTCGGAAATCTTCACAAGTCAACTCCACCATTATTTCAACCCTGGCCGACGTCTTACGCCAAAATTCCCCCACCTGCTCGGTCCCATCCCCCAATTTCCTCCAAATCAGTGTGCTTTCAATTCCCCCTTTTTCTTCCTGATTTCGTTTCTCAAACCTGATTTATTCGATCCATCGATCAAATTTCGATTCCGAGCTGATTCCCTCCCCTGTAATCAACCGTTTCTGCTTCAAAATCTCTTTCAGTCATTTCATCGAACACTTTGGTGGGCTTCCGAAATGAGAACCAAAAAAGCacaaaatcaaaacaaattCATGCGATTCGTTACACTACCCATCAGAGCTCTAGGGAAAGCCAAGGATTTCTATGTAAAAAGCATCATGGATTGTGCACCCAGAGTGTCTCATGGCTACCCATCTGGCCAATTGCCCATCTTGCCCAAAAGCTACAGCTCTCGCTCTTGCAGATCCAATGAAACCGACGATTTCAGAGAGCTTGTTAAGGCCGCCTCCGTTAGAAGCTTGGACATTAAAGATATCGATGCTGATATTCTTTATCCACAGAGGCTAAGACAATCCAAAGGATTGCCTAAAAGTTGCAGTGTCGGAATGGGTAGGATTGATGAGGATACTGCTTGTGAATTTGAAGAAAGCGTTGAAGATAAAGCTGATTTGGTTTATCCAAGAAGTAAAAGCTACGCTGTGACTAATTCAAAATCTGGGTTTTGA
- the LOC103487828 gene encoding NADH dehydrogenase [ubiquinone] iron-sulfur protein 4, mitochondrial-like, producing the protein MANSLLRRYNFDRSKLSAFVHCTRLLSSDSLVEFKPGEVGLASGIPEEHLNRRVIIYSPARTATQQGSGKVGKWKINFLSTHKWENPLMGWTSTGDPYANVGEASLTFDSAEAAMRFAEKHGWQYEVKKRQTPILKPKSYADNFKWKGPPKAEEN; encoded by the exons ATGGCGAACTCTCTGCTGCGTAGGTACAATTTCGATCGTTCGAAGCTATCAGCTTTTGTTCATTGTACACGATTGCTTTCTTCCGACTCCTTGGTTGAGTTCAAGCCAGGGGAGGTCGGCTTAGCGTCCGGCATTCCTGAAGAGCATCTCAATCGTCGG GTTATAATCTACTCACCTGCTAGAACCGCCACGCAACAAGGCTCTGGGAAAGTTGGGAAATGGAAAATTAATTTTCTCTCCACACACAA GTGGGAAAATCCCTTGATGGGATGGACATCCACAGGAGACCCTTATGCTAATGTCGGCGAGGCATCCCTTACTTTTGATAGTGCAGAAGCTGCAATGAGGTTTGCTGAAAAGCATGGCTGGCAATACGAG GTTAAGAAGCGCCAGACACCAATTCTTAAG CCGAAGTCCTATGCAGACAACTTCAAATGGAAAGGACCACCGAAAGCTGAGGAAAATTAA